The Maridesulfovibrio ferrireducens genomic sequence AAAAAACACAATACTTCTTTCCGCTGCGGATGGATTAGGAATGGGACTCGGATTCACCATGTCTTTGACGCTTCTCGGCGGTCTGCGCGAACTTTTCGGATATGGTACTCTTTTCGGCAGTCAAATAATGCCCGAATCATTTAAGCCCTTCAGCTTTATGATTGAAGCTCCGGGCGCATTTGTCTGCCTCGGGCTTGTTCTAGCCGGAATGAATGCCTTCACAAACAGCCAGAGACGCAAAAAGGGACAGGCTGTGCTTGATAACCCAACCCACGATTGCAAAACTTGCGGTATGTGCGGGCACTAAATTTCTAATTCATCCTTAAAAGGACAAAGCATATGCAAGAATATTTTCTCCTTTTCATATCAGCCATATTTGTAAACAATATTGTTCTGGCTCAATATCTTGGCAACTGCCCGTTTATCGGAACATCTAAAAAGATATCGGTTGCAATAGGTATGGGCAGCGCAGTTGTTTTTGTAGCAACAATGGCTGCTTCCATCACATGGGCAGTTCAGCAGTATCTGCTCAACCCGTTTGGTCTGCAATATCTGCAAACTCTGACTTTCATTCTGGTCATTGCCGCACTAGTACAGTTTGTTGAAATGTTTTTGAAAAAAGTAGTCCCGCCGCTGTATAAAGCTCTAGGAATATTTTTACCGCTGATCACAACAAACTGCGCGGTAATGGGTATTGCCATCATCTGTCAGCGCGAAGAATTTACATTTATAAAAACCGTTGCCTTCTCGTTCGCGTCAGGGCTGGGTTTCATGCTTGCGCTGATTGTTCTATCCGCAATCCGGGAAAAAATAGAAGTTTCCAGAGTTCCAAAGGCCCTGCAAGGAACTCCCATAGCCCTGATAATGGCAGGTCTCATGTCTTTGGCATTTTTTGCGTTCAAAGGGATGATAGCCTAATACCAAAAGCTTACACAGGCATAATAAAATGATCACATCATCAATACTTGTTCTTTTCGGATTAGGCTTTGTCGCTGCTGCAATTCTCGCTATGGCTTCAAAAGTTTTATACGTTAAAGAAGACCCCCGAATAGCTCAACTCGAAGATGCCCTTCCCGGCGTTAACTGCGGTGGTTGCGGCTATGCTGGTTGCGGTGGAGCAGCCCACGCTGTTGTCGAAGGCAAATCCGGATCCAATGTCTGCGTAATAGGCGGACTTGAAACAGCTCAGGCGGTCGCGGCCGTTATGGGACTTGAAGTGCTTGAAATGGAGCCGGAACTCGCCTTTAGAGACTGCACCGGAGGCGAGCGCGCCGAAGAACTGTATCATTACGAAGGAGCTGGAGATTGCCGCGCACAAGCTCTTCTTTATAAAGGAAGTAAAACATGCCCTGAAGGCTGCCTTGGACTGGGCACATGCGTAGCTGTCTGCCCTTTTGATGCAATTCACATGGGACCGGAAGGATTACCTGTCGTTGACCCGCTTGCATGCCGATCGTGCAGAAAATGTGTCGATGCCTGTCCTCGAAATGTTCTTTCCATAGTCTCAATGAGCGAAAGGCTCCTCCATCAGGAAGAAATTAACGACTGCCTCGCGCCCTGCCGTCAAAAATGCCCCGGACAAATTAATATTCCGAAATATATCGAACAGGCGGGAAAAGGTGATTACGCCGGAGCAATACACACTCTGCGTGAACGCAACCCGCTCCTTCTTGTATGTGGGCGAGTCTGCCCGCGCCCCTGCGAAGCTGACTGCCGCAGAACCCATGTTGATGAACCTGTCGGAATCAATATGATCAAAAGATTTGTTGCCGACTGGGAAATGAAAAACAACCTTCGACTTGAAATTCCATGCGCTAAAGAAACGGGGCATAAAGTTGCGGTTATCGGCGGCGGTCCAGCCGGACTTTCATGTGCTTTCTTTTTACGCAGACTGGGACACAGCCCGACTATTTTTGACTCCATGCCGGCTTTAGGCGGACAGCTCCGCTACGGCATCCCTGAATATAGACTTCCTAAAAAAGATTTAGACTGGGAGATTCAGGGTATTCTGGATTTAGGTATTAAAGTCCGTACAGAAATGAAATTCGGAATAGATTTCACAACACAGAGTCTCGAAAAAGAAGGATTTGAAGCCTTCTTCATGGGACTGGGAGCATGGGCGAGCGGTAACCTTAGAATTGAAGGTGAAGAAGCCCCGGGAGTCATTAGCGGAACAGAACTCCTAACCTCGGTCGGGCTTGATAAGGCTCCCGACATCGGGAATAAAGTTTTAGTTGTCGGTGGTGGTAACACTGCGATTGATACGGCACGAACCAGCATTAGACTGGGTTGTGACGTTACCATTCTGTACCGTCGTACGCGCAACGAAATGCCGGCCAATCTTGAAGAAATTGAAGGAGCCGAAGATGAAGGTGTTAAATTTTTATTTCTCACCGCTCCTACCAAAGTTATTACCGGAGAAGACGGTCACGCAACGCATCTTGAATGCGTAAAAATGGAGCTTGGAGAGCCTGATGAATCAGGTCGCCGCCGACCCATACCTATTGAAGGCACAGAAACCCGCTACCCTGCCGACACCATTATCGCGGCAATCGGTCAAAAACCGGCACTTTCCTGTTTTTACTCGGAAGGCTCGGATCAATGCGTTCTGGATTTCACACGCTGGAGAACAATAAACGCCAACCCGGATACTCTACAAACATCCGTCCCCAATGTTTTTACAGGGGGAGATCTGTTTACCGGACCGGACCTAGTTATTTCTGCGGTAGGAGCTGGACGCAGAGCTGCCCGGTCCATCCACTTTTTATTAACAACGGGCGAAATACCTGTGGCAGACAATATTATGCGGAAATTAATTCCTTACACGCTATTCAAAGACGTTGACGGAGTTAAACACAAGGAACGCTCAACTATGCCGTATCTTTGCGATGGCTCTCACCGGACATCAACATTCAGTGAAGTGGAAGGTGCTTTATCTGAAGAAGAACTTAAGCATGAAGCTTCCCGATGTCTGAGATGCGGTCTGATATGTTATGATAGAGATATTCCACTCGCTGAAGTCGTAACTGCGAGAGTAGGCGAAAAGGTAGAATAAGAAAAAATAGATTCACGGGCGGAACAAACAAAACATAAAAAAAGGCGCGAAGAGCAAAAGCTCTTCGCGCCTAAACTTTGAAATATCAAAGTCGTTATTTCTGGAGACCTGACTGAACGTTTTTGAGCAATTCCTGAACCTGTGCAAGTTTAGCCTGCTCTTCAGGAGTAAGCTGCTGGCTGATGTAGCCTGCTTTCTGGTTCATTTCTTCGATCATGCCGTCCATAATAATATGTCTTGTCTTCAAAGGAAGTTTTTCTAGTTCAACAATTCTGCTGTCAACAGTTGCCATCTGAGTATTCAGAGTTTCAACCTGTCCGCGAACACCCTGAAGGTCTTTAACTTCAGTGGTCAAATTGCTAAGATTCTGATTTAAACCGTAGAAAAAGACTACGAGAAGTACAATCGCCATAAAAGATATGATGACTGCTACTTTACCCATGTCTTTCTGAGCTTTTTCGCCGATTCCAGCAGCGAAATCCTGCTCTACTGTTTCTTCTTTTTTCTGATAATCATCAATCTGATGTACTTTTTCAGCGCTCATTTCTATTTCCTCCTGAAAGGTAATGTTAAAAACGGATGAATAATATAAGTGAAGGATTATTTCAAATCAAGAATGTATCCATATTAAAAAGATCCTTACAACCCCAAATTCGATTTATAAATCGCACAAAAGATCAAGTTCTGCAACTCCTTAACATCATCAATTTGTTTTTACGCTCAATTTTATAACAATCTCACAGTTCATGAACATGACCTTCTTTTGACTGAATATGTTTTATTAAAAAATCTTAATTTAAACATAAATTGTCTAAACATTTGGTTCATGAATTGCAAAGGAATAGCCATACAATTAAATGCGGCAAATATTTCTCGATTAATAATTTCAGGAGCAAAACATGTTGACCTCTACAAATTCGCTGATTAGCGGAAGCGGAACAGCAGGAAGCTATTTTTCTAATATCTCGAATGAATCTTCCAAAAATGAACTTCCTCATATTTCTAAAGATTTAAGTCGAGGTCAAATCCGCAGACAACTTCAGATGCAATTTGCGTCTCAAAGTTTTGGGCTTACTTCCGACGAACAACAGCAAGTCGGTTCATATTTCTCACAGATAAATAATATTTACGGAGTAAATGACAGTGCCATGCGCGCTGGACAGGAAAAAAAATTCGGCGAACTGAAATCACAACTGGACGATCTTTACGGCCTCTCCGGTGAACCTAAAAAACTAACGGACGAAGAAAAAACCAAACTTGATGACATTCAAACTAAGTTAGATGAACTTTACGACATTCTTCCCACTAAAGATCCCCAGGGAGCAGACCGCAACAGGGCTGAAAGCCTCAAATGGGAACTCCGCAAGCTATATTATCCCGAAGGAAAAGTTTTGACATCAGCTGAAAAGAAAATGGAAACATCTATCCAGGCTGAGCTTAAAGAATTATTCGGCATCGAAGGTCCTAAAACGCTGACCAGCGAAGAGCAGGTAACAGCGGATGACCTTCGAAAGCAGATGGACGAAATTCGAGGTACGACTAAAAAAGAATTAACTGATGAAGAAAAAATTAAAGCTGATGTAATAATCAAAGAAATGGAAGAAATCGCCGGTAAACTTGTTACTCACGGTCTGAGTAATATAGAAAAGACTCTCTACTTCCGATTTGATGAACGCGCAGACGAACTGAACAAATTATCAAAAGAAAGACCTTTGACTGAAAAAGAACAAGAAGAGCTTAAAAAAACAAATACTAATATCAACACACTCCTTGATAAGGCAGCTAAAATACAAGAACAGCAGGATGCACAGGCTAAGCAAGTCCATTCTCAGATGAACGGTTTTTTCTCACAGATGGGATATAAAGGCGGCGGAAGTTTGCTTTCTACTCGAGTTTAAATACGAGCGGCCTTTCAATATTTTTACTTGATAAGCTTCGATTTTTTTCTTACCCCTATGCCTGTTGAAAAAAACAGGAGTTAATGCTCCCTTATATAAATTTTCAGGTACTAAAGGAGCGCAAATGCCCATTTTCGAATTCAAATGTAAAAAATGTGGAAAAGAATTTGATGAGCTGGTCATGCCCGGCAAAGATGTAAAAGCTGATTGTCCGGAATGCGGCAACAGTGATTGCGAAAAACTGCTTTCCAAAGGGAATGTAAGGCCTAACGGCATTCCAAAAGGTAACGGCGGATATAAACTATCTCCCTGCCATGAGTGCCAATCTAAAAATAAATAATCTTTCCAAACCGATTAAGAACATAAAAAGCCCTCTGCCGAATAAAAAGCAGAGGGCTTTCTTGCAAACTAAGAACCGGACAACAAAATATCAAACGAGGCAACATCTCCGGCTCTACGATAACTG encodes the following:
- a CDS encoding electron transport complex protein RnfA, producing MQEYFLLFISAIFVNNIVLAQYLGNCPFIGTSKKISVAIGMGSAVVFVATMAASITWAVQQYLLNPFGLQYLQTLTFILVIAALVQFVEMFLKKVVPPLYKALGIFLPLITTNCAVMGIAIICQREEFTFIKTVAFSFASGLGFMLALIVLSAIREKIEVSRVPKALQGTPIALIMAGLMSLAFFAFKGMIA
- a CDS encoding FAD-dependent oxidoreductase, yielding MITSSILVLFGLGFVAAAILAMASKVLYVKEDPRIAQLEDALPGVNCGGCGYAGCGGAAHAVVEGKSGSNVCVIGGLETAQAVAAVMGLEVLEMEPELAFRDCTGGERAEELYHYEGAGDCRAQALLYKGSKTCPEGCLGLGTCVAVCPFDAIHMGPEGLPVVDPLACRSCRKCVDACPRNVLSIVSMSERLLHQEEINDCLAPCRQKCPGQINIPKYIEQAGKGDYAGAIHTLRERNPLLLVCGRVCPRPCEADCRRTHVDEPVGINMIKRFVADWEMKNNLRLEIPCAKETGHKVAVIGGGPAGLSCAFFLRRLGHSPTIFDSMPALGGQLRYGIPEYRLPKKDLDWEIQGILDLGIKVRTEMKFGIDFTTQSLEKEGFEAFFMGLGAWASGNLRIEGEEAPGVISGTELLTSVGLDKAPDIGNKVLVVGGGNTAIDTARTSIRLGCDVTILYRRTRNEMPANLEEIEGAEDEGVKFLFLTAPTKVITGEDGHATHLECVKMELGEPDESGRRRPIPIEGTETRYPADTIIAAIGQKPALSCFYSEGSDQCVLDFTRWRTINANPDTLQTSVPNVFTGGDLFTGPDLVISAVGAGRRAARSIHFLLTTGEIPVADNIMRKLIPYTLFKDVDGVKHKERSTMPYLCDGSHRTSTFSEVEGALSEEELKHEASRCLRCGLICYDRDIPLAEVVTARVGEKVE
- a CDS encoding zinc ribbon domain-containing protein → MPIFEFKCKKCGKEFDELVMPGKDVKADCPECGNSDCEKLLSKGNVRPNGIPKGNGGYKLSPCHECQSKNK